The following DNA comes from Gammaproteobacteria bacterium.
CAAAGGAAAAATTTGATCGTACAAAACCACACATTAATGTGGGAACAATAGGTCACGTAGATCATGGTAAAACAACGCTGACAGCAGCCTTAACCAAGGTGTTGTCGGATAAGTTTGGTGGCAGTGCATTGGCCTACGATCAGATTGATAAAGCGCCAGAAGAAAAAGCGCGCGGTATTACCATCGCAACAGCGCACGTAGAATATCAGTCAGAAGGCCGTCACTACGCTCACGTAGATTGCCCAGGCCATGCCGACTACGTCAAGAACATGATTACCGGTGCTGCGCAGATGGATGGTGCGATATTAGTCGTATCCGCCGCCGATGGTCCGATGCCGCAGACCCGC
Coding sequences within:
- a CDS encoding GTP-binding protein, translating into MSKEKFDRTKPHINVGTIGHVDHGKTTLTAALTKVLSDKFGGSALAYDQIDKAPEEKARGITIATAHVEYQSEGRHYAHVDCPGHADYVKNMITGAAQMDGAILVVSAADGPMPQTR